In a single window of the Methylococcus sp. Mc7 genome:
- a CDS encoding cellulose-binding domain-containing protein, producing the protein MDTKRSGHVKNPLWLLALSQGVWAVSSAPVWAADTCSFEYTIASQAASTFTAGVKVTNTGDALSGWTVAWNMPDGQRVTRLWNGRWSQKRATVTVRHLDSNRKVASGGIIEFGFDATYSGVNGIPAGMTLNGAQCSSTPTPTPTPTPTPTPTPTPTPTPTPAANPIGINVTGLSYYGTEVPFLNLFKLSEPWLTQCDSYQDPYCSTFVEPGGSAWNTREQAKLVLDSNGYPRSLPDPAQGANTGTNYTSVATLVPTGLNSATPAGRFIVLYDGEGTLAYGRGASRNSSLSSPGRDVIDVSTDGVQSWFQFSIKATDPDKTGNYVRNIRVLQAGGVCSNDPAAYCDPSAAQSGCAGGGSCQSFEQVHSAQPFDPRFLRKLANFRAIRFMAFQNTNNSQVELWADRTLPDDVTWVSDQGDGGPVEMAVALGNQLNADIWVNIPTHADDGYVRGFATLVKNTLAASRKVYVEYSNEAWNGAFSAGGWMENQALTRWAGASDTTFGKRLQWYGMRTAQICDIWKEVWGASFGRVVCVMGAQAANTWTATQSLDCPLWAAENGGTSCAQHNIRALAIAPYFGYYIGLPENLTAVNAWTGQADGGLASLFAELLQGGSFANGPAGGALEDARRQMLQNKAVAAEYGLELIAYEGGQHLAGVGAVVDNDAVTDLFLAANRDSRMGSAYTQHLNAWSAAGGGLYNLWNSVEPYSKWGAWGLLEYRDQGFAPKYDAVKSILSQ; encoded by the coding sequence CTGAGCCAAGGCGTTTGGGCTGTTTCCTCCGCCCCGGTCTGGGCGGCCGACACGTGCAGCTTCGAGTACACCATTGCCAGTCAGGCGGCTAGCACCTTTACCGCCGGCGTGAAGGTGACCAACACGGGCGATGCGCTGAGCGGATGGACCGTAGCCTGGAACATGCCCGACGGACAAAGGGTCACCCGGCTGTGGAACGGCCGATGGTCGCAAAAGCGAGCCACGGTCACCGTGCGCCACCTGGATTCCAACCGCAAGGTGGCGAGCGGAGGGATCATCGAGTTCGGATTCGATGCCACCTATTCCGGAGTCAACGGGATTCCTGCGGGCATGACGCTCAATGGGGCACAATGCTCATCGACTCCGACTCCGACTCCGACTCCGACTCCGACTCCGACTCCGACTCCGACTCCGACTCCGACTCCGACTCCGGCGGCAAACCCGATCGGCATCAACGTCACCGGGTTGTCCTACTACGGGACCGAGGTGCCGTTCCTGAATCTGTTCAAGCTGTCGGAGCCCTGGCTGACCCAGTGCGACTCGTACCAGGATCCGTACTGCAGCACTTTCGTCGAGCCGGGCGGCAGCGCCTGGAACACGAGGGAGCAGGCCAAGCTGGTGCTGGATTCGAACGGCTACCCGCGCTCGCTGCCCGACCCCGCCCAGGGTGCGAATACCGGCACCAACTACACGTCGGTCGCGACCCTGGTTCCGACCGGCTTGAATTCCGCCACGCCGGCGGGACGATTCATCGTACTTTATGACGGCGAAGGCACCTTGGCGTACGGCCGCGGCGCAAGCAGGAATTCCTCGCTGTCCTCACCGGGGCGCGACGTCATCGACGTCTCGACCGACGGGGTCCAGAGCTGGTTCCAGTTCTCCATCAAGGCCACCGATCCCGACAAGACCGGCAATTACGTCCGGAACATACGGGTGCTGCAGGCCGGCGGGGTGTGCAGCAACGATCCCGCGGCGTATTGCGATCCTTCGGCGGCGCAGAGCGGCTGCGCAGGCGGCGGTTCGTGCCAGTCGTTCGAGCAGGTTCACTCCGCTCAACCGTTCGACCCCCGGTTCCTGCGCAAGCTGGCGAACTTCCGGGCCATCCGCTTCATGGCGTTCCAGAACACCAACAACTCGCAGGTCGAACTGTGGGCCGACCGGACCCTCCCCGACGACGTCACCTGGGTGTCTGACCAGGGCGACGGCGGTCCGGTGGAGATGGCGGTCGCGCTCGGCAATCAGTTGAACGCCGATATCTGGGTGAACATTCCGACCCATGCGGACGACGGCTATGTGCGCGGTTTCGCCACCCTGGTGAAGAACACGCTCGCCGCAAGCCGCAAGGTCTACGTGGAGTACAGCAACGAAGCCTGGAACGGCGCGTTTTCCGCCGGTGGCTGGATGGAAAACCAGGCTCTTACGCGCTGGGCCGGCGCCAGCGACACGACCTTCGGCAAACGCCTGCAATGGTACGGCATGCGGACCGCGCAGATCTGCGACATCTGGAAGGAGGTCTGGGGCGCATCGTTCGGCCGGGTGGTGTGCGTCATGGGCGCCCAGGCGGCCAACACCTGGACCGCCACGCAGTCGCTGGATTGTCCGCTATGGGCGGCGGAAAACGGCGGAACCTCGTGCGCGCAGCACAACATCCGCGCGCTGGCCATCGCGCCCTACTTCGGATACTACATCGGACTGCCGGAAAATCTGACGGCGGTAAACGCGTGGACCGGTCAGGCCGACGGCGGGCTGGCCAGCCTGTTCGCCGAACTCCTGCAGGGTGGCTCCTTCGCCAACGGTCCGGCGGGAGGCGCGCTGGAGGACGCAAGGCGGCAGATGTTGCAGAACAAGGCCGTCGCAGCGGAATACGGCCTGGAGCTGATCGCCTACGAAGGCGGGCAGCATCTGGCGGGCGTCGGAGCGGTGGTCGACAACGACGCCGTCACCGATCTGTTCCTCGCCGCCAACCGCGACAGCCGGATGGGCTCGGCCTACACCCAGCACTTGAACGCCTGGAGCGCCGCGGGCGGCGGTCTCTACAACCTGTGGAACAGCGTGGAGCCCTATTCGAAATGGGGGGCTTGGGGGTTGCTGGAATACCGCGACCAGGGTTTCGCGCCCAAGTACGATGCGGTGAAAAGCATACTGTCGCAATAA